A window of the Streptomyces luomodiensis genome harbors these coding sequences:
- a CDS encoding phytanoyl-CoA dioxygenase family protein, with protein MTVQAPEAPLRELTNEEVAAYREDGAIRASGLFSEEWVARITEAVDYVLANPSVLAQATADFSEGKANGDAFMWKTHEAFRDFVFRSPASRVAQRLFGSQTVTAFYDQVFTKPRGTAKPTPFHEDATSFPIDGDQVCAMWIALDHCGPETAALTVVRGSHRWERDRAPVTSSLMHRAMQAGQTTPEAGTTPESGAGAESGGGARSETRRDVLTWDEEDLLAWDLAPGDAVIFHPAALHGSTGTAPAHGRRAFVSRWLGDGVTFQPKKGVMPILWDPGLEPGEPMGGPLFPRVLPTVDFGTGKGADQWEAQQPDPERLGHFLRRIGRG; from the coding sequence ATGACCGTGCAAGCCCCCGAAGCACCGTTGCGCGAACTCACGAATGAGGAGGTGGCCGCCTACCGGGAGGACGGCGCCATACGAGCGTCGGGACTGTTCTCCGAGGAGTGGGTGGCCCGGATAACGGAGGCCGTCGACTACGTCCTGGCCAATCCCTCCGTACTGGCGCAGGCGACCGCCGACTTCTCCGAGGGAAAGGCGAACGGCGACGCTTTCATGTGGAAGACACATGAGGCATTCCGTGATTTCGTCTTCCGCTCACCGGCCTCCCGGGTCGCCCAGCGGCTCTTCGGCTCACAGACCGTCACCGCCTTCTACGACCAGGTGTTCACCAAGCCGCGGGGCACCGCGAAGCCCACTCCGTTCCACGAGGACGCCACGTCCTTCCCCATCGACGGGGACCAGGTCTGCGCGATGTGGATCGCCCTGGACCACTGCGGTCCCGAAACGGCCGCCCTGACCGTCGTCCGTGGCTCGCACCGCTGGGAGCGGGACCGGGCCCCGGTCACCTCCAGCCTGATGCACCGGGCCATGCAGGCGGGGCAGACCACACCGGAGGCGGGGACCACACCGGAGTCGGGGGCCGGAGCGGAGTCGGGGGGCGGAGCGCGGTCCGAAACCCGGCGGGACGTGCTCACCTGGGACGAGGAGGACCTGCTCGCCTGGGATCTGGCCCCCGGCGACGCGGTCATCTTCCACCCCGCCGCGCTGCACGGGTCCACCGGCACCGCGCCGGCCCACGGCCGCCGGGCCTTCGTCTCCCGCTGGCTCGGCGACGGCGTCACCTTCCAGCCCAAGAAGGGCGTCATGCCCATCCTGTGGGACCCGGGTCTGGAGCCCGGCGAGCCGATGGGCGGACCGCTCTTCCCGCGCGTTCTGCCGACCGTCGACTTCGGCACCGGCAAGGGCGCCGACCAGTGGGAGGCCCAGCAGCCCGACCCCGAGCGGCTGGGCCACTTCCTGCGGCGGATCGGCAGGGGCTGA
- a CDS encoding FAD-dependent monooxygenase, which produces MSPQGHVREADVIVAGAGPTGLMLAHELALAGVRPTVLETLAEPTGQSRALNLHPRTAEILEMRGLLARLQAHPIQLGFLTRSFFAGIPVALDNEPFGSRFPQQIGVLQSRVEAMLEERLETVHGITVERGRELIGFEQDEHGVTATVRGPEGRETLLRGRYLVGCDGSRSRVRRVLGLPFDGTDGGPQTRVAADVVLVRPPEKWFDGQAPQGVGEVDGRDVRMLPDVGLTGMITLSEGGRQTHFSLVGLENGVYRLMFSDPEQVGGRAIRRDAPITEREIQEVLHAVGGPAAELKELLWASRFGDACRQVDRYRVGRVLLAGDAAHIVFPIGGQGMNLGLQDAFNLGWKLAAAVNGWAPDGLLDTYHRERHPVAAAILGSARAQSTLLSREQDMSALRDLLTALVELPETNRYLAGLTSGLTIRYGAPEEAGGTDGADGAEGADGAEGADGNGHPLVGQLMPDLDLTVGGEPVRFGELMHTGRGVLLELREADGPSRLAPAVHGRADRLGHVVAGPAAGQDVHVRAALIRPDGHVCWASRHDTGPDDAALRAALTRWFG; this is translated from the coding sequence TTGAGTCCTCAAGGACACGTCCGGGAGGCGGACGTCATCGTGGCCGGAGCCGGGCCCACCGGGCTCATGCTGGCCCATGAGCTGGCCCTGGCGGGGGTACGGCCGACGGTGCTGGAAACCCTGGCGGAGCCCACCGGGCAGTCCAGAGCGCTGAATCTGCATCCACGTACGGCGGAAATCCTGGAGATGCGCGGCCTGTTGGCACGCCTCCAGGCACACCCCATTCAGCTGGGATTCCTGACGCGCAGCTTCTTCGCCGGAATTCCGGTGGCCCTCGACAATGAGCCGTTCGGCTCCCGGTTCCCGCAGCAGATCGGCGTCCTCCAGTCGCGGGTGGAAGCGATGCTCGAAGAACGGCTGGAAACCGTGCACGGAATCACCGTGGAGCGCGGCCGGGAACTCATCGGTTTCGAGCAGGACGAGCACGGCGTCACGGCCACCGTCCGGGGCCCGGAGGGCCGGGAGACGCTGCTGCGCGGCCGCTATCTCGTGGGGTGTGACGGTTCGCGGAGCAGGGTGCGCAGGGTGCTGGGCCTGCCGTTCGACGGCACGGACGGCGGCCCGCAGACCCGGGTGGCGGCCGATGTGGTGCTGGTGCGGCCGCCCGAGAAGTGGTTCGACGGCCAGGCCCCGCAAGGGGTCGGCGAGGTGGACGGACGCGATGTCCGGATGCTGCCGGACGTGGGACTGACCGGGATGATCACCCTGAGCGAGGGCGGCCGTCAGACCCACTTCTCGCTGGTGGGGCTCGAGAACGGGGTCTACCGGCTGATGTTCTCCGACCCCGAGCAGGTGGGCGGGCGGGCGATCCGCAGGGACGCCCCGATCACCGAGCGGGAGATCCAGGAGGTCCTCCACGCCGTCGGCGGTCCGGCCGCCGAGCTGAAGGAGCTGCTCTGGGCCTCCCGGTTCGGCGACGCCTGCCGTCAGGTGGACCGGTACCGGGTGGGGCGCGTCCTGCTCGCCGGGGACGCCGCCCACATCGTCTTCCCGATCGGCGGCCAGGGCATGAACCTCGGTCTCCAGGACGCCTTCAACCTCGGCTGGAAGCTGGCCGCCGCGGTGAACGGCTGGGCGCCGGACGGGCTCCTGGACACCTATCACCGCGAACGCCACCCGGTGGCCGCCGCGATCCTGGGCTCGGCCCGCGCGCAGTCCACTCTGCTGAGCCGGGAGCAGGACATGTCGGCGCTGCGCGACCTGCTGACCGCGCTGGTGGAGCTGCCGGAGACCAACCGGTACCTGGCGGGCCTCACCTCGGGCCTCACCATCCGCTACGGCGCACCCGAGGAAGCAGGCGGGACCGATGGAGCAGACGGAGCCGAGGGGGCCGACGGGGCCGAGGGCGCCGACGGAAACGGCCATCCCCTGGTGGGCCAGCTGATGCCGGACCTGGATCTGACCGTCGGCGGCGAACCGGTGCGCTTCGGCGAGCTGATGCACACGGGCCGGGGCGTGCTGCTGGAGCTACGGGAGGCGGACGGCCCCAGCCGGCTGGCGCCCGCCGTCCACGGCCGGGCCGACCGGCTCGGCCATGTGGTGGCCGGTCCGGCCGCGGGGCAGGATGTCCACGTCCGGGCCGCGCTCATCAGGCCGGACGGCCATGTGTGCTGGGCGTCCCGGCATGACACCGGCCCCGACGACGCGGCCCTGCGAGCGGCCCTGACCCGCTGGTTCGGCTGA
- a CDS encoding MDR family MFS transporter, whose translation MTSPSTGAPSSAPEQSASDRLDPALIRLGVILVIGAIASMLDTTIVSVAIDGLSHEFDTDISTIQWASTGYLLALSAVIPLTGWAVERFGARTMWLFSLTAFLAGSALCGAAWSVGSLIAFRVLQGIGGGLITPVMQTILVRAAGPQRIGRIMSIVAVPGHLSPIVGPLVGGAIIDSVSWRWIFYVNVPICVIALLLAWRGVPRDTRSDTAARLDVLGLSLLSPGLAAIIYGLSQTSRPEGFGATPVVVSLSLGAVLLAAFAAHALRTRITPVLDLRLFRHRSFTAATLLMFLGGMSVFGAMLLMPLYYQQVRDKSALDAGLLLAPQSIGTIIALTYVGKLTDRIGSRPIVLTGVAIGVAGTLAYTQVQPDTSVWLLSGSLLIWGIGIAASMVPIMSAAYQGLEPAAIPRATSAISVIQRLGGSFGTAVLSVILQRQITRHTEGGQSPSDPDALTKAFDTTFWWVLGFTALTLLPALLLPQVKKREPAGRTPEPATADR comes from the coding sequence ATGACTAGCCCGTCCACGGGGGCCCCTTCTTCCGCCCCCGAGCAATCCGCATCCGACCGGCTGGACCCCGCACTCATCCGACTGGGCGTGATCCTGGTGATCGGCGCGATCGCGTCGATGCTGGACACCACGATCGTCAGCGTCGCGATCGACGGCCTGTCGCACGAGTTCGACACCGATATCTCCACCATCCAATGGGCCAGCACCGGCTATCTGCTGGCCCTGTCGGCGGTCATCCCGCTCACCGGCTGGGCCGTGGAACGCTTCGGCGCCCGGACGATGTGGCTGTTCTCGCTGACCGCCTTCCTGGCCGGGTCCGCGCTCTGCGGCGCCGCGTGGTCGGTCGGCAGCCTGATCGCCTTCCGGGTCCTCCAGGGCATCGGCGGCGGCCTGATCACCCCGGTGATGCAGACCATCCTGGTCCGCGCGGCCGGTCCGCAGCGGATCGGCCGCATCATGAGCATCGTGGCGGTGCCCGGCCATCTCTCCCCGATCGTCGGTCCGTTGGTCGGCGGCGCCATCATCGACTCCGTCAGCTGGCGCTGGATCTTCTACGTCAACGTGCCCATCTGTGTGATCGCCCTGCTGCTGGCCTGGCGGGGCGTCCCCCGCGACACCAGGAGCGACACCGCCGCCCGGCTGGACGTGCTCGGACTGTCGCTGCTGTCCCCCGGCCTCGCGGCGATCATCTACGGGCTGTCGCAGACCAGCAGGCCCGAGGGGTTCGGGGCGACCCCGGTCGTGGTCTCCCTGTCGCTGGGCGCCGTCCTGCTGGCCGCCTTCGCGGCCCACGCGCTGCGCACCCGGATCACCCCGGTCCTGGACCTGCGGCTGTTCCGGCACCGCTCGTTCACCGCGGCCACGTTGCTGATGTTCCTGGGGGGCATGTCCGTCTTCGGCGCGATGCTGCTGATGCCGCTCTACTACCAGCAGGTGCGCGACAAGAGCGCGCTGGACGCGGGACTGCTGCTCGCCCCGCAGTCCATCGGCACCATCATCGCGCTGACCTACGTCGGCAAACTGACCGACCGGATCGGCTCCCGGCCCATCGTGCTCACCGGTGTGGCCATCGGCGTGGCCGGCACCCTCGCCTACACCCAGGTCCAGCCGGACACCAGTGTGTGGCTGCTCAGCGGGTCCCTGCTGATCTGGGGGATCGGCATCGCGGCCTCGATGGTGCCCATCATGAGCGCGGCCTACCAGGGGCTGGAGCCGGCCGCGATCCCCCGGGCCACCAGCGCCATCTCGGTGATCCAGCGGCTGGGCGGCTCGTTCGGCACCGCGGTGCTCTCGGTCATCCTGCAACGCCAGATCACCCGGCACACCGAGGGCGGGCAGTCGCCGTCCGACCCCGACGCGCTGACCAAGGCGTTCGACACCACCTTCTGGTGGGTCCTCGGCTTCACCGCCCTCACCCTCCTGCCGGCCCTGCTCCTCCCCCAGGTGAAGAAGCGGGAACCGGCCGGGCGCACACCTGAGCCCGCTACGGCCGATCGGTGA
- a CDS encoding TetR/AcrR family transcriptional regulator translates to MVTNARTSAVADARTPTDSRTPAGAGKRLRQGSPKKRAAIARAAFELFVAQGVAGTSVDAIAAEAGVSKRTVYDYYGSKERLFLSVIEDAEAAYAEQFADILDRTLGEVDGTDGTDGTDDLEAALVRFGRELGTTVARSVGRAAAIRLVITEAAHFPVLLDRWRGPGIEQRALAERLGALAERGVLAVPDPVEAAAHFGALVTSSVNHRSLFGVVPVGDAEIERIVVSGVRAFLLAYGPHRPAP, encoded by the coding sequence GTGGTTACCAATGCACGGACTTCCGCCGTTGCCGACGCGCGCACTCCCACCGACTCGCGCACTCCCGCCGGCGCCGGCAAGCGGCTGCGCCAGGGGTCCCCGAAGAAGCGCGCGGCGATCGCACGGGCGGCGTTCGAGCTGTTCGTGGCCCAAGGCGTCGCCGGCACCAGCGTCGATGCCATCGCCGCCGAAGCGGGCGTCTCCAAGCGCACCGTCTACGACTACTACGGCAGCAAGGAGCGGCTCTTCCTCTCCGTCATAGAGGACGCCGAGGCGGCGTACGCGGAACAGTTCGCGGACATCCTGGACCGCACCCTTGGCGAGGTCGACGGCACCGACGGCACCGACGGCACCGACGACCTCGAGGCGGCCCTGGTCCGCTTCGGCCGCGAACTGGGCACCACCGTGGCGCGCTCGGTGGGCCGCGCCGCGGCGATCCGGCTGGTGATCACCGAGGCGGCCCACTTCCCCGTCCTGCTCGACCGCTGGCGGGGGCCGGGCATCGAGCAGCGGGCCCTGGCCGAGCGGCTGGGGGCGCTGGCCGAGCGCGGCGTCCTCGCCGTGCCCGACCCGGTGGAGGCCGCCGCCCACTTCGGGGCACTGGTGACCAGCAGCGTGAACCACCGGTCCCTCTTCGGAGTCGTGCCCGTGGGCGACGCCGAGATCGAGCGGATCGTCGTCAGCGGTGTCCGCGCGTTCCTCCTCGCCTACGGCCCCCACCGGCCCGCCCCCTGA